A genomic segment from Lignipirellula cremea encodes:
- a CDS encoding glucose 1-dehydrogenase, with product MKAIAVHPGKPNSVHLAELPKPSIEDVPNGRGVLVRVLKVGVDATDREINDALYGNAPPGYNFLVMGHECFGIVEEVGPNVKGLKPGDYVTATVRRPGGSIYDQIGTYDMTSEETYYERGINLLHGFLTEYFVDDPEYIVRVPGGLKHLHVLMEPMSVAAKAIQQAYEAQRRMRVWRPKIAYVLGAGQIGLLTTMLLKARGLEVYTVARSAAPTLNSEIVEAYEATYVSLADTSLKDLAARVGKPDIIVDATGSSAVAFSAMNVLNLNGVLVWTSITGGAKNAEVPADKVNLEWVLGNKLLLGTVNANREYFESGIRDFALGEMMWPQVTERILTNPVDGLENYAEMIRLLVEEKSALKVWVNVADE from the coding sequence ATGAAGGCGATTGCAGTCCATCCGGGCAAACCGAACAGCGTCCATCTGGCCGAACTGCCGAAGCCGAGCATCGAAGATGTCCCGAACGGCCGCGGCGTGCTGGTCCGCGTATTGAAGGTCGGCGTCGACGCGACCGATCGTGAAATCAACGACGCCCTCTACGGGAACGCCCCTCCGGGCTACAACTTCCTGGTGATGGGCCACGAGTGCTTCGGCATCGTCGAAGAGGTCGGGCCGAATGTCAAAGGGCTCAAGCCGGGCGATTATGTCACCGCCACCGTGCGGCGGCCGGGCGGGTCGATCTATGACCAGATCGGCACCTACGACATGACCAGCGAGGAAACCTACTATGAACGCGGCATCAACCTGCTGCACGGTTTCCTGACGGAGTACTTCGTCGACGACCCGGAATATATCGTACGGGTCCCGGGCGGCCTGAAGCATTTGCATGTGCTGATGGAGCCGATGAGCGTCGCCGCCAAAGCGATCCAGCAGGCTTACGAAGCGCAGCGGCGGATGCGCGTGTGGCGGCCGAAGATCGCCTATGTGCTGGGCGCCGGACAAATTGGTCTGCTTACCACCATGCTATTGAAGGCCCGCGGGCTGGAGGTGTACACGGTCGCCCGGTCGGCGGCGCCGACGCTCAACTCGGAGATTGTCGAGGCGTATGAAGCGACCTACGTCAGCCTGGCTGATACGTCGCTCAAGGATCTGGCGGCCCGGGTCGGCAAGCCGGATATTATCGTCGACGCCACCGGCTCTAGTGCGGTGGCCTTTAGCGCGATGAACGTGCTGAACCTCAACGGCGTGCTGGTCTGGACGAGTATCACCGGCGGCGCGAAAAACGCTGAAGTGCCGGCCGACAAGGTCAACCTGGAATGGGTGCTGGGGAACAAGCTGCTGCTGGGAACGGTCAACGCCAACCGCGAGTACTTTGAATCCGGCATCCGCGATTTCGCCCTGGGCGAAATGATGTGGCCCCAGGTGACCGAGCGGATCCTCACCAACCCGGTCGACGGCCTGGAAAACTACGCCGAAATGATCCGCCTGCTGGTCGAAGAAAAGTCGGCCCTCAAGGTCTGGGTCAATGTGGCCGACGAGTAA
- a CDS encoding amidohydrolase — protein MNRLTALLLALAATSPALAEEVPATSNDPIPALVAEQYPALESLYQHFHSHPELSLQEESTAARLAKELRGAGFTVTEKVGGHGVVGVLKNGDGPTILVRADMDALPIIEQTGLPYASRVMATDSRRRTVGVMHACGHDLNMTCLVGLANVMHTLKDQWQGTLVCIGQPAEEIGAGAKAMLADGLFDRFPRPNYCLALHCDSRYPAGHVNFRSGQMQSNVDTVDITVFGKGGHGAAPHTTIDPVVLAARIVIDLQTIVSREIDPLDSAVVTVGSIHGGTKHNIIPDDVALQLTVRTTNDATRKQVLASIERIAKAAAVSAQAPEPKVHVDREQYTPALFNDEALTTRTVALFREALGPEKVHERPMSLGGEDFSRFILAGSPGFYYFLGSQPDDKVAAAAAGGPPLSRTHTNAYFPVPEPTIKTGVHTMTLAVLNLLRKKPE, from the coding sequence ATGAATCGATTAACGGCTCTGCTGCTGGCCCTGGCGGCGACTTCGCCGGCGCTGGCGGAAGAAGTTCCCGCGACGTCCAACGATCCGATTCCCGCGCTCGTCGCCGAGCAGTATCCGGCGCTCGAATCCCTGTACCAGCATTTCCATTCGCACCCGGAACTGTCGCTGCAGGAGGAATCCACGGCGGCGCGGCTGGCCAAGGAACTCCGCGGCGCCGGTTTTACGGTGACCGAGAAAGTCGGCGGCCACGGAGTGGTCGGCGTGCTCAAAAACGGCGACGGGCCCACGATCCTGGTGCGGGCCGATATGGACGCGCTGCCGATCATCGAACAGACCGGGCTGCCCTACGCCAGTCGTGTCATGGCGACCGACTCCCGGCGACGGACGGTCGGCGTGATGCATGCCTGTGGGCATGACCTGAACATGACCTGCCTGGTCGGTCTGGCGAACGTGATGCACACGCTGAAAGATCAATGGCAAGGGACGCTGGTCTGTATCGGGCAGCCGGCGGAAGAGATCGGGGCCGGGGCGAAAGCGATGCTGGCCGACGGGCTGTTTGACCGCTTCCCGCGGCCCAATTATTGCCTGGCCTTGCATTGCGACTCGCGCTATCCGGCCGGCCATGTGAACTTTCGATCGGGGCAGATGCAGTCGAATGTCGATACCGTCGACATCACCGTTTTCGGCAAAGGCGGCCACGGCGCGGCCCCGCATACGACCATCGACCCGGTCGTGCTGGCGGCCCGGATTGTGATCGACCTGCAGACGATCGTCAGCCGCGAGATCGACCCGCTGGACTCGGCCGTAGTGACGGTCGGCTCGATCCATGGCGGGACCAAACATAACATCATTCCCGATGATGTCGCCCTGCAGCTGACCGTGCGGACCACCAACGACGCCACGCGGAAACAGGTGCTGGCGAGCATCGAGCGGATCGCCAAAGCGGCCGCCGTTTCCGCCCAGGCGCCGGAGCCGAAGGTGCACGTCGATCGCGAGCAGTACACGCCGGCCCTGTTCAACGACGAAGCGCTCACCACCAGAACGGTCGCCCTGTTCCGCGAGGCGCTGGGACCGGAAAAGGTCCACGAGCGGCCGATGAGCCTGGGCGGCGAAGATTTCAGCCGCTTCATCCTGGCCGGTTCGCCCGGCTTCTATTACTTCCTCGGCTCCCAACCCGACGACAAAGTGGCTGCCGCTGCCGCCGGCGGACCGCCTTTGAGCCGCACCCACACCAATGCATATTTTCCCGTTCCTGAACCGACCATCAAAACGGGCGTGCATACGATGACGCTCGCGGTGTTGAACTTGCTGCGGAAGAAGCCTGAGTAA
- the mnmA gene encoding tRNA 2-thiouridine(34) synthase MnmA: MSRVVLAMSGGVDSSVAAHLLLEQGHEVIGVFMRHGEESPVACTVDGKMLLPLVSERPDHKQGCCSASDAEDARRVADNLDIPFFALNLQQEFGRIIDYFVEEYTIGRTPNPCVMCNNWLKFGKLFDYADSVGADFVATGHYARLTPQPSGPPALRRGVDDGKDQAYVLFGVGRELLDRMLLPVGDYQKSHIRELAGHIGLRVAEKKDSQEICFVSSGRHEEFVRAKRPDVDTSGAIVTTDGRVVGQHDGIERYTIGQRKGLGVAMGEPYFVVTIDPEERRVVIGKKEDLARSSLLAGQTNWLIDPPTEPFACEAKIRYNSPPQPATATILPDGRLAVEFEERLFGVAPGQAVVCFEGDRVLGGGWIESSS; the protein is encoded by the coding sequence ATGAGTCGTGTTGTATTAGCCATGTCGGGCGGGGTGGATAGCAGCGTCGCTGCGCATCTGCTGCTGGAGCAGGGTCACGAAGTGATCGGCGTGTTCATGCGCCATGGCGAGGAGTCGCCGGTCGCCTGTACGGTCGACGGCAAAATGCTGCTGCCGCTGGTGAGCGAGCGGCCCGACCACAAGCAGGGCTGTTGCAGCGCGTCCGATGCGGAAGACGCCCGGCGGGTGGCCGACAACCTCGACATCCCTTTTTTCGCCCTGAACCTGCAGCAGGAGTTTGGGCGGATCATCGATTACTTCGTCGAAGAGTACACGATCGGCCGCACGCCCAATCCGTGCGTCATGTGCAATAACTGGCTGAAGTTCGGCAAGCTGTTCGACTATGCCGACAGCGTCGGCGCCGACTTTGTCGCCACGGGGCATTACGCCCGGCTCACCCCGCAGCCCAGCGGCCCGCCCGCCCTGCGCCGCGGCGTCGACGACGGCAAGGATCAGGCGTACGTGCTCTTTGGCGTGGGCCGGGAACTGCTGGACCGGATGCTGCTGCCGGTTGGCGACTACCAGAAAAGTCATATTCGCGAGCTGGCCGGCCATATCGGTCTGCGCGTCGCGGAGAAGAAAGACAGCCAGGAAATCTGCTTCGTCTCTTCCGGTCGTCACGAAGAGTTCGTCAGGGCGAAGCGGCCCGACGTGGACACCTCGGGCGCGATCGTCACCACCGACGGCCGCGTGGTGGGTCAGCACGACGGCATCGAACGCTACACGATCGGCCAGCGCAAAGGGCTCGGCGTGGCGATGGGCGAACCGTACTTTGTGGTGACGATCGACCCGGAAGAGCGCCGCGTGGTGATCGGCAAAAAGGAAGACCTCGCCCGTAGCTCGCTGCTGGCGGGACAGACCAACTGGCTCATTGATCCGCCGACCGAGCCGTTCGCCTGTGAAGCCAAGATCCGCTACAACAGCCCGCCCCAGCCGGCCACGGCGACGATCCTGCCGGACGGTCGCCTGGCGGTGGAGTTCGAAGAGCGGCTCTTCGGCGTGGCCCCCGGCCAGGCGGTCGTCTGTTTTGAAGGCGACCGCGTGCTGGGCGGCGGCTGGATCGAGTCGTCGTCCTGA
- a CDS encoding peroxiredoxin produces MSVLVQQEAPNFQAQAVMPDGSFKGISLEEYRGQYVMLFFYPLDFTFVCPTEIIAFSDRAKEFEALGVQLLGVSVDSHFSHLAWRNTPRTAGGLGQIDYPLVADLNKEIARSFGVLLPGGIALRGLFLIDKNGVVRHQVVNDLPLGRSVDEALRMVKALQFFEANGEVCPANWQEGSRTIKPSPNESKEFFGAEYAEKG; encoded by the coding sequence ATGAGCGTATTGGTGCAGCAAGAAGCGCCGAATTTCCAGGCGCAGGCGGTAATGCCTGATGGATCCTTCAAAGGCATTTCGCTGGAGGAATACCGCGGACAGTATGTAATGCTGTTCTTTTATCCTCTCGATTTCACGTTTGTTTGTCCTACGGAAATCATCGCTTTTTCGGATCGCGCCAAAGAGTTTGAAGCTCTGGGCGTGCAACTGCTGGGCGTTTCGGTCGACAGCCACTTCAGCCACCTGGCCTGGCGGAACACGCCGCGGACCGCAGGCGGCCTGGGCCAGATCGATTACCCCCTGGTCGCGGATCTCAACAAAGAAATCGCCCGTTCGTTTGGCGTGCTGCTGCCGGGCGGCATCGCCCTGCGCGGCCTGTTCCTGATCGACAAGAACGGCGTTGTCCGCCACCAGGTCGTCAACGATCTGCCGCTGGGCCGCAGCGTCGACGAAGCGCTTCGCATGGTCAAAGCGCTCCAGTTCTTTGAAGCCAACGGCGAAGTTTGCCCCGCCAACTGGCAGGAAGGCTCGCGAACCATCAAGCCGAGCCCGAACGAAAGCAAAGAATTCTTCGGCGCCGAATACGCCGAAAAAGGCTAA
- a CDS encoding inositol monophosphatase family protein — MIETARHAAQLGGDVVARYYREGVEMRGKQSYNLVSDADIDAERAVVQAIREAYPDHAILAEEEHHDSAESEHLWVVDPLDGTNNFAHHIPHFAVSIAYYHQGVAQCGAVYNPIREDWYTAVRGEGAQHNGQPIHVSDCTDLGQVLVGLGFYYDRGDGMLATLAAAADFFRCNIHGVRRFGTASLDLAQVACGMFGAFFEFELKPWDFGAGRLLVEEAGGRITTCTGEEVPLKSTSMLASNGHLHAQSLAITSKHFKS; from the coding sequence GATTGAAACCGCCCGACATGCGGCCCAGCTGGGCGGCGACGTGGTCGCCAGATACTACCGCGAAGGCGTCGAGATGCGCGGCAAGCAGTCGTATAACCTGGTTTCCGACGCTGATATCGACGCCGAAAGAGCCGTCGTCCAGGCGATCCGCGAAGCGTATCCCGACCACGCGATCCTGGCCGAGGAAGAGCATCACGACTCGGCCGAGTCCGAGCATTTATGGGTCGTCGATCCGCTCGACGGCACCAACAACTTCGCCCATCATATCCCGCATTTCGCCGTTTCGATCGCCTACTACCACCAGGGCGTCGCCCAGTGCGGGGCCGTTTATAATCCAATCCGCGAAGACTGGTACACGGCCGTCCGCGGCGAAGGAGCCCAGCACAACGGCCAGCCGATCCATGTGAGCGACTGCACCGATCTGGGTCAGGTGCTGGTCGGCCTGGGCTTTTACTACGATCGGGGCGACGGCATGCTGGCCACGCTGGCGGCCGCGGCCGACTTTTTTCGCTGCAACATTCACGGCGTGCGCCGCTTTGGCACGGCGTCGCTGGATCTGGCGCAGGTCGCCTGTGGGATGTTCGGCGCGTTCTTTGAGTTCGAACTGAAGCCCTGGGACTTCGGCGCCGGGCGGTTACTGGTCGAAGAAGCCGGCGGCCGGATCACTACCTGCACCGGCGAAGAGGTCCCGCTCAAGTCGACCAGCATGCTCGCCAGCAACGGCCATCTGCACGCCCAGTCGCTGGCCATCACCAGCAAGCACTTCAAGAGTTAG
- a CDS encoding outer membrane protein assembly factor BamB family protein: MSVSRVFFLSLLCLPLPALAQEWPQFRGPGGQGLSQVQAAPLTWSEDSANIAWKVPIAGLGWSSPVVADGRIWLTTASEDGASLRLISLDLETGRELQNVEVLHLETVGRIHNKNSHASPTPVLEDDRVYVHFGNYGTACLTTAGEPVWRTKIDYPHVHGPGGSPVVYQDVLIIICDGSSEPFVTGLDKRTGEELWRTARPENDGKKFAFSTPLLIEVDGVPQAVCPGAGGVSSYNPLTGEELWRVDYPGGYSVTPRPAYGSGLVFVSSGFNRPVLYAIRPTGRGNVSETHVAWTTDRGAPHSPSPLVVDDALYLVSDRGVAVCLDAKTGEQVWQERVGGNYSASPLLAAGRIYALSEEGVTTVFAAGKEYKELAVNTLPGRTLATPAPIEGALLLRTDTHLYRINQ; encoded by the coding sequence ATGTCTGTTTCTCGCGTTTTCTTCCTTTCCCTGCTTTGCCTTCCTTTACCGGCACTGGCCCAGGAATGGCCCCAGTTCCGTGGTCCCGGCGGCCAGGGGTTGTCGCAAGTGCAGGCGGCCCCGCTGACCTGGTCGGAAGATTCGGCCAACATCGCCTGGAAAGTTCCGATCGCCGGTCTGGGCTGGTCGTCGCCCGTTGTCGCCGACGGTCGTATCTGGCTGACGACCGCCAGCGAAGACGGCGCCAGCTTGCGGCTGATCAGTCTGGATCTAGAAACGGGCCGCGAACTGCAGAACGTGGAGGTGCTGCACCTGGAGACGGTCGGCCGCATCCATAACAAGAACAGCCATGCCTCGCCGACGCCTGTCCTGGAAGACGATCGCGTCTATGTGCACTTCGGCAACTACGGCACCGCCTGCCTGACCACCGCCGGAGAGCCCGTCTGGCGCACCAAAATTGATTACCCCCATGTCCACGGCCCGGGCGGATCGCCCGTGGTGTACCAGGACGTGCTGATCATCATTTGCGACGGCAGTTCGGAACCGTTTGTGACGGGTCTCGACAAGCGCACCGGCGAAGAGTTGTGGCGCACCGCCCGGCCGGAAAACGACGGGAAGAAGTTCGCCTTTAGTACTCCGCTGCTGATCGAAGTCGACGGCGTCCCGCAGGCCGTCTGCCCCGGCGCCGGCGGCGTGTCCAGCTATAACCCGCTGACAGGCGAAGAACTCTGGCGGGTCGATTACCCGGGCGGCTATTCAGTGACCCCGCGGCCCGCTTATGGCAGCGGCCTGGTGTTTGTTTCTTCCGGCTTTAACCGGCCGGTGCTGTATGCGATTCGTCCGACCGGACGAGGCAATGTCAGCGAGACGCATGTCGCCTGGACGACCGACCGTGGCGCCCCGCACAGTCCGTCCCCGCTGGTCGTCGACGACGCGTTGTATCTGGTCAGCGATCGCGGCGTGGCCGTCTGTCTGGATGCGAAAACGGGCGAGCAGGTCTGGCAGGAACGGGTCGGCGGCAACTATTCGGCCTCGCCCTTGCTGGCCGCCGGTCGCATCTACGCCCTGAGCGAAGAAGGCGTCACGACGGTTTTCGCCGCCGGCAAAGAGTACAAAGAGTTGGCCGTCAACACGCTGCCCGGCCGCACTCTGGCCACGCCCGCCCCGATCGAAGGCGCCCTGCTGCTGCGGACCGATACCCACCTGTACCGCATCAATCAGTAA
- a CDS encoding sulfatase-like hydrolase/transferase: protein MPRGTAGRCLAISALLLLGGLRLAGSGPQAAGAERPNFLFLLADDQRGDTIAALGNQQISTPSLDRLVREGMSFTRATCSYPICWVSRSEILTGQHGWENGVTGLGNLNFADGVSFWPATFAAAGYATYTVGKWHMRPKPAECGFTGVAGFYYHGDGKLHPVDQTDDRGVPVTGYRGWMFQSGDGRTRHPDQGVGLTPDISAKFADAAISIIDKAGDQPWLLMVNFTAPHDPLFTPTSTAGKYHADQMQLPANFLPRHPFDHGNLEGRDERLMEWPRTPAAVRDVLRLYYAVIDDLDHQVGRILTRLEETGQRDRTYVIYSSDHGMAVGSHGLRGKQNMYEHTINTPLLISGPGIKPGVRTTAQVYLRELYPTTCELAGIAIPEAVTAESFAAVLRGEKQTHHARIFGYFTGSQRMVRNDRWKLIHYPVAKRWQLFDLQADPHELQNLVDAPEHAAIVADLQQQLAAWRKLQGDPTLRTDPVAP from the coding sequence ATGCCGCGCGGAACTGCAGGACGTTGCCTGGCGATCTCTGCCCTCTTGCTGCTGGGCGGACTGCGGCTGGCCGGGTCCGGACCGCAAGCGGCGGGGGCCGAACGACCGAACTTCCTGTTCCTGCTGGCGGATGATCAGCGCGGCGATACGATCGCGGCGCTCGGCAACCAGCAGATCTCCACGCCCAGCCTGGATCGCCTGGTCCGCGAAGGGATGTCCTTCACCCGGGCGACTTGCTCTTATCCCATCTGCTGGGTCAGTCGGTCCGAGATTCTCACCGGCCAGCATGGCTGGGAAAACGGCGTCACGGGGCTGGGCAACCTGAACTTTGCCGACGGCGTTTCCTTCTGGCCCGCTACCTTCGCCGCGGCGGGTTACGCCACCTACACCGTGGGCAAATGGCATATGCGGCCCAAGCCGGCGGAGTGCGGCTTTACCGGAGTCGCTGGCTTCTATTATCACGGCGACGGGAAGCTGCACCCGGTCGACCAGACCGATGACCGCGGCGTGCCTGTCACCGGGTATCGCGGCTGGATGTTCCAGTCAGGCGACGGTCGCACCAGGCACCCGGATCAGGGCGTCGGACTCACGCCTGACATCAGCGCGAAGTTCGCCGATGCGGCGATCAGCATCATCGACAAGGCGGGCGATCAGCCCTGGCTGCTCATGGTGAACTTCACCGCGCCGCACGACCCGCTCTTCACTCCGACCAGCACCGCCGGCAAGTACCATGCGGATCAGATGCAACTGCCGGCCAACTTTCTGCCGCGGCACCCTTTCGATCATGGCAACCTGGAAGGGCGCGACGAACGCCTCATGGAATGGCCCCGCACACCGGCCGCCGTTCGGGACGTGCTGCGGCTGTACTATGCGGTGATCGATGATCTGGACCACCAGGTCGGCCGCATCCTGACCCGACTGGAGGAGACAGGCCAGCGCGACCGAACGTACGTGATCTATTCCAGCGACCACGGCATGGCGGTCGGCAGCCACGGCCTGCGCGGCAAGCAGAACATGTACGAGCACACCATCAACACCCCTTTGCTGATCAGCGGACCCGGCATCAAACCGGGCGTGCGCACTACGGCCCAGGTGTACCTGCGCGAGCTGTATCCCACCACCTGTGAGCTGGCCGGGATCGCCATTCCGGAAGCGGTGACGGCCGAGAGTTTTGCGGCGGTGCTGCGAGGGGAGAAGCAGACGCACCATGCCCGGATTTTCGGCTACTTCACTGGCAGCCAGAGGATGGTGCGCAACGACCGTTGGAAGCTGATTCATTATCCGGTCGCCAAGCGCTGGCAACTGTTCGACCTGCAGGCCGATCCGCATGAGCTGCAGAACCTGGTCGACGCTCCGGAGCACGCCGCCATCGTCGCCGACCTGCAACAGCAGCTGGCCGCATGGCGAAAGCTGCAGGGCGACCCGACGCTGCGCACGGATCCTGTCGCTCCGTAA
- a CDS encoding endonuclease/exonuclease/phosphatase family protein: MLLALGFMGGGWLFIQQYDIEGLDRVRVVAKNDPVGRLPDVTESGAVAAPGETIKVASFNLCVYGVTKASKPEVMEMLARIIRQYDVTAIQEIRSQDQTVLPKLVQLVNSTGRQFDYVIGPALGRTNSKEQYAYIFDRATLEIDLRECYTVKDPNDVLHREPFVAWFRARGPAPEEAFTFSLANFHIDPDEVPQEVKILPIVLNAIRNDGRNEDDVILLGDFNADELQLAQYASLPNVTMAITGEPTNTKHTKGYDNIIFQQYATTEYVGRSGVFDFLRQFNMTVDNAMEVSDHMPVWAEFSVYEGGANGRFAVRNATTNASLR; this comes from the coding sequence TTGCTGCTTGCTCTTGGTTTCATGGGCGGCGGCTGGCTGTTTATCCAGCAATACGACATCGAGGGCCTGGATCGCGTTCGGGTTGTCGCCAAGAACGATCCGGTCGGTCGCCTGCCGGACGTGACGGAATCAGGCGCCGTGGCGGCGCCTGGCGAAACCATCAAAGTGGCTTCGTTCAATCTGTGCGTCTATGGCGTAACCAAAGCCTCCAAGCCGGAAGTGATGGAGATGCTGGCGCGCATTATCCGCCAGTACGATGTGACAGCCATCCAGGAGATCCGCTCCCAGGACCAGACCGTGCTGCCCAAACTGGTGCAGCTGGTCAATTCCACCGGCCGCCAGTTCGACTATGTGATTGGCCCGGCGCTGGGACGCACTAACAGCAAAGAACAGTACGCGTACATTTTTGACCGGGCCACGCTGGAGATCGACCTCCGCGAGTGCTACACGGTGAAAGACCCGAACGACGTGCTGCACCGGGAACCGTTCGTCGCCTGGTTCCGGGCCCGCGGTCCGGCGCCGGAGGAAGCGTTTACCTTCTCGCTGGCGAACTTCCATATCGATCCCGACGAAGTACCGCAGGAAGTAAAGATCCTGCCGATCGTACTCAACGCCATCCGGAATGACGGCCGCAACGAAGACGATGTGATCCTGCTCGGCGACTTCAACGCCGACGAGCTCCAGCTGGCCCAGTACGCCAGCCTGCCGAACGTCACCATGGCGATCACCGGCGAGCCGACGAATACCAAGCACACCAAAGGCTACGACAACATCATCTTCCAGCAGTACGCCACGACCGAGTACGTCGGCCGCAGCGGCGTATTCGACTTTTTGCGACAGTTCAACATGACGGTCGACAACGCCATGGAAGTTTCCGACCACATGCCGGTCTGGGCTGAGTTCAGCGTTTACGAAGGCGGCGCCAATGGCCGGTTCGCCGTCCGCAACGCCACCACCAACGCCTCGCTGCGTTAA
- a CDS encoding amidohydrolase family protein produces MSRRDMLAAAAGAAALAASTATSARAKEEPTFPGWIDAHSHIWTRDVAHYPLAKGQTVDDLAPPSFTAEELLKTAAPEGVDRAVLIAHHTYYAWDNRYMTDAAKKHPGRFRVVGMIDDTGPDPAAQMRELLPKKVTAFRITPRLRGADKWLTGPGMEAMWKTAVDTRQSMCCLIDPSDLAAVDQMCAKYPDTPVVIDHFARVGADGPIQASELKALCRLARHKHVALKISAYYALGKKKAPYLDLLPMIRQVLDAYGPERCMWASDCPYQLVGDHDYRGSIALIRDHADFLSDNDRQQLLRNTAQRVYFF; encoded by the coding sequence ATGTCTCGACGCGACATGCTGGCTGCTGCGGCCGGTGCAGCGGCGCTGGCCGCTTCCACGGCGACTTCAGCCCGTGCGAAAGAAGAGCCGACCTTTCCCGGCTGGATCGACGCGCACTCGCATATCTGGACCCGCGACGTCGCCCACTATCCGCTGGCCAAAGGGCAAACGGTCGACGACCTGGCTCCGCCCAGCTTCACCGCCGAGGAACTGCTGAAGACGGCCGCTCCCGAAGGCGTCGACCGGGCCGTGCTGATCGCCCACCACACCTACTACGCCTGGGACAATCGGTACATGACCGATGCGGCGAAGAAGCACCCGGGCCGCTTCCGCGTGGTCGGCATGATCGACGACACGGGCCCCGATCCGGCCGCCCAGATGCGCGAGCTGCTGCCAAAGAAAGTCACCGCTTTCCGCATCACCCCCCGCCTTCGCGGCGCCGACAAATGGCTCACCGGTCCCGGCATGGAAGCGATGTGGAAAACGGCCGTCGACACGCGGCAGTCGATGTGCTGCCTGATCGACCCCAGCGACCTGGCCGCCGTCGATCAGATGTGCGCGAAGTATCCCGACACGCCCGTCGTGATTGATCACTTCGCCCGGGTGGGGGCCGACGGTCCGATCCAGGCTTCGGAACTCAAAGCGCTTTGCCGCCTGGCCCGACACAAGCATGTCGCGCTGAAGATCTCGGCCTACTACGCACTGGGGAAAAAGAAGGCGCCGTACCTGGATCTGCTGCCCATGATCCGCCAGGTGCTGGACGCTTATGGCCCGGAGCGTTGCATGTGGGCCAGCGATTGCCCTTACCAGCTGGTCGGCGACCACGACTACCGCGGTTCGATCGCGCTGATTCGCGATCACGCCGACTTCCTGTCCGACAACGACCGGCAGCAACTGCTCCGCAACACGGCCCAGCGGGTGTACTTTTTCTAG
- a CDS encoding bile acid:sodium symporter family protein — MLERFLIVWLLLSSGLAYVWPAVFPSTVVDPFLASASYLWLLITVTMFCLGWMLPREEVREIGRRWPAVLGGTALQYLTMPALAAGACWLFGFEGDMLIGVVMVGCVPGAMASNVLTLLARGNTSYSVSLTTMATLASPLAVPLVMGLAMRWAAVEEKAIEPAFFWKLGLSLLNMVVLPVLAGYLLNLKFPQWEKTAHRLGSLVANVTILWVIAVVVASNRDQLSRVTLLLVAALLLVNLMGYLVGYLGGAAFRLPEPMRRALTLEIGMQNAGLGAQLALQMFPENTSVAIAPAFYTFACMLTGTALARFWALRSMAAEGPPDEDLPPEEPQPAS, encoded by the coding sequence ATGCTTGAACGCTTTTTGATTGTGTGGCTGTTGCTGTCGTCGGGACTGGCGTATGTCTGGCCGGCCGTTTTTCCGTCGACTGTCGTGGACCCGTTCCTGGCGTCGGCAAGCTACCTGTGGCTGCTGATTACGGTCACCATGTTTTGCCTGGGCTGGATGCTGCCGCGCGAAGAAGTCCGCGAGATCGGTCGACGATGGCCGGCCGTACTGGGCGGCACGGCCCTGCAGTATCTCACCATGCCGGCCCTGGCGGCCGGGGCCTGCTGGCTGTTTGGCTTTGAAGGGGACATGCTGATTGGCGTGGTGATGGTCGGCTGCGTGCCGGGCGCCATGGCTTCGAACGTGCTGACGTTGCTGGCCCGCGGCAATACGAGTTATTCGGTCAGTCTGACCACGATGGCGACGCTCGCTTCGCCGTTGGCCGTGCCGCTGGTCATGGGACTGGCGATGCGCTGGGCGGCGGTCGAAGAGAAAGCGATCGAACCGGCGTTCTTCTGGAAGCTGGGCCTGTCGCTGCTGAATATGGTCGTCCTGCCGGTGCTGGCCGGCTATCTGCTCAACCTGAAGTTCCCGCAGTGGGAAAAGACGGCCCATCGACTGGGAAGCCTGGTCGCCAACGTGACCATCCTGTGGGTGATTGCCGTCGTGGTCGCCAGCAACCGGGATCAACTCAGCCGGGTCACGCTGCTGCTGGTCGCCGCCCTGCTGCTCGTCAACCTGATGGGCTATCTGGTTGGCTACCTGGGCGGCGCCGCCTTCCGACTGCCGGAGCCGATGCGGCGGGCGCTCACGCTGGAAATCGGCATGCAGAACGCCGGGCTCGGAGCACAGCTGGCGCTGCAGATGTTTCCCGAGAACACTTCGGTCGCGATTGCCCCCGCCTTTTATACGTTCGCTTGCATGCTAACCGGGACGGCCCTGGCCCGCTTCTGGGCCCTGAGAAGCATGGCCGCCGAAGGTCCGCCCGACGAAGACCTGCCGCCCGAAGAGCCGCAGCCGGCGAGCTGA